A genome region from Camelina sativa cultivar DH55 chromosome 10, Cs, whole genome shotgun sequence includes the following:
- the LOC109125221 gene encoding endoglucanase 24-like, which translates to MSSNQHDYSDALLKSILFFEGQRSGYLPNDQRMTWRRNSGLSDGWSHNTDLTGGYYDAGDNVKFNFPMAFTTTMLAWSVIEFGELMPPSELRNSLVALRWSSNYLLKSVSQLPNRIFVQVSVXFSHREYPLPHHHRPPTPINHEFTFVPSLPCLNLTPTSDNVVEPARLLRRTLEINPLLRRPTLWLPPKRPAYDVAS; encoded by the coding sequence ATGTCGTCGAACCAGCACGATTACTCCGACGCACTCTTGAAATCAATCCTCTTCTTCGAAGGCCAACGCTCTGGTTACCTCCCAAACGACCAGCGTATGACGTGGCGTCGTAACTCCGGTCTGAGCGACGGTTGGTCACACAACACCGATTTAACCGGCGGTTACTACGACGCCGGAGACAACGTAAAATTCAATTTCCCGATGGCTTTCACCACCACAATGCTCGCCTGGAGCGTAATTGAATTCGGCGAACTCATGCCTCCGTCGGAGCTCCGTAATTCTCTAGTGGCTCTACGGTGGAGCTCTAATTACCTTCTCAAATCAGTTTCTCAGCTACCTAACCGCATCTTCGTCCAGGTTAGTGTGNCGTTCAGTCACAGAGAGTATCCGCTCCCTCACCACCACCGTCCACCGACGCCGATAAACCATGAATTTACGTTTGTACCCTCTCTCCCTTGTCTTAATCTTACTCCTACGTCCGACAATGTCGTCGAACCAGCACGATTACTCCGACGCACTCTTGAAATCAATCCTCTTCTTCGAAGGCCAACGCTCTGGTTACCTCCCAAACGACCAGCGTATGACGTGGCGTCGTAA